The Rhododendron vialii isolate Sample 1 chromosome 5a, ASM3025357v1 genome contains a region encoding:
- the LOC131327016 gene encoding ubiquitin C-terminal hydrolase 13-like isoform X2, whose product MNRLQVVRFRSLEKPKEDEFSLKLSKVRNYDDVVERVANHLGLDDPSKIRLTSHNCYSQQPKPQPINYRGVEHLSDMLVHYNQISDILYYEILDIPLPELQGLKTLKVAFHLSSKDEVVNHTIRLPKQSTVGDVLNELKTMVELSHPKVELRLLEIFYHKINKIFPIDEKIENINDQFWTLRAEEIPEEEKKLGPHDRLIHAHHFKVDAAQNQGEPRSSTSVQNFGEPFFLVVRDGETLAEVKVRIQKRLQVPDEEFSKWKFAVLSLVRREYLLDSDIICNRVQKRDVVGVWKQYLGLEHSDTVPKRLKEGNQLYQNVPKKSYAANQAAKHVPSEPTQFVNASNRDSNSATPPPAGKVRFLSYWVSSEASLLLEKIHGLHKDTFVKFSVTSRFMQTGVLESFALFVESMLTTKVNEVNEEAICQAFISVKEFEQVGLDLSWLKRRLEEAELVNKLSDSRIFVESCETSLKWARAKVHELKEVLARAKEEVELMSRESPESLGVNDPVLEGVL is encoded by the exons ATGAACCGCCTCCAA GTTGTTCGCTTCCGTTCTTTGGAGAAACCTAAGGAGGATGAGTTCTCTCTTAAGTT ATCAAAGGTTCGCAATTATGATGACGTCGTCGAAAGAGTAGCCAACCATCTTGGCTTGGATGATCCATCTAAAATAAGGCTTACATCTCATAACTGCTACTCCCAGCAACCTAAACCCCAGCCAATCAACTATCGAGGAGTGGAACATCTATCAGACATGCTGGTTCACTACAATCAG ATTTCGGACATTCTTTACTATGAGATATTGGATATCCCTCTACCAGAACTTCAAGGCCTGAAAACTCTAAAAGTTGCTTTCCATCTTTCTTCCAAGGATGAA GTAGTAAATCACACTATCAGGTTGCCAAAACAGAGCACTGTCGGAGATGTTCTTAATGAACTTAAGACAATG GTTGAGTTGTCACATCCAAAAGTCGAACTTAGGTTGCTTGAAATTTTCTATCACAAGATCAACAAG ATTTTCCCAATTGATGAAAAGATTGAGAATATCAATGATCAGTTCTGGACATTACGTGCAGAGGAG ATTCCAGAGGAGGAGAAGAAACTTGGTCCTCATGACCGTCTCATTCATGCTCATCACTTTAAAGTCGATGCAGCTCAGAACCAAGGGGAACCAAGAAGTAGCACCTCTGTCCAGAATTTTGGGGAACCTTTTTTCCTTGTCGTCCGTGACGGTGAGACCTTGGCTGAAGTCAAGGTACGCATACAAAAGAGACTGCAGGTGCCGGATGAGGAGTTTTCAAAG TGGAAGTTTGCAGTACTATCTTTGGTGCGTCGTGAATACCTTCTGGACTCGGACATCATTTGTAATCGTGTTCAG aaAAGGGACGTTGTAGGGGTGTGGAAACAGTACCTTGGGTTGGAGCACTCTGACACTGTTCCTAAGAGGTTGAAGGAAGGAAATCAGCTCTATCAGAATGTTCCTAAGAAGTCATATGCAGCAAATCAG GCAGCAAAGCATGTCCCTTCTGAACCCACTCAATTCGTCAATGCTTCAAACCGGGACTCAAACAGCGCAACTCCTCCTCCGGCAGGCAAAGTCAGATTCTTATCATACTGGGTTTCTTCTGAGGCATCCCTGTTACTCGAAAAGATCCACGGCCTTCACAAGGACACTTTCGTCAAATTCTCCGTGACTAGCCGCTTTATGCAAACAGGGGTACTCGAGTCGTTTGCTTTGTTCGTTGAGTCGATGTTAACAACCAAGGTGAATGAGGTGAATGAAGAAGCGATCTGCCAGGCATTCATTTCGGTCAAGGAGTTTGAGCAAGTGGGGCTGGACTTATCATGGCTAAAGCGGAGGCTAGAGGAAGCGGAATTGGTGAATAAGCTCTCAGACTCGCGTATCTTTGTTGAATCGTGCGAAACTAGTTTGAAATGGGCTCGAGCCAAGGTTCATGAACTCAAAGAAGTGCTTGCCAGGGCTAAGGAAGAAGTGGAACTTATGTCGAGGGAATCACCCGAATCGCTTGGTGTAAATGATCCTGTACTCGAGGGTGTTTTGTAA
- the LOC131327016 gene encoding ubiquitin C-terminal hydrolase 13-like isoform X3: MNRLQVVRFRSLEKPKEDEFSLKLSKVRNYDDVVERVANHLGLDDPSKIRLTSHNCYSQQPKPQPINYRGVEHLSDMLVHYNQISDILYYEILDIPLPELQGLKTLKVAFHLSSKDEVINHTIRLPKQSTVGDVLNELKTMVELSHPKVELRLLEIFYHKINKIFPIDEKIENINDQFWTLRAEEIPEEEKKLGPHDRLIHAHHFKVDAAQNQGEPRSSTSVQNFGEPFFLVVRDGETLAEVKVRIQKRLQVPDEEFSKWKFAVLSLVRREYLLDSDIICNRVQYLGLEHSDTVPKRLKEGNQLYQNVPKKSYAANQAAKHVPSEPTQFVNASNRDSNSATPPPAGKVRFLSYWVSSEASLLLEKIHGLHKDTFVKFSVTSRFMQTGVLESFALFVESMLTTKVNEVNEEAICQAFISVKEFEQVGLDLSWLKRRLEEAELVNKLSDSRIFVESCETSLKWARAKVHELKEVLARAKEEVELMSRESPESLGVNDPVLEGVL, translated from the exons ATGAACCGCCTCCAA GTTGTTCGCTTCCGTTCTTTGGAGAAACCTAAGGAGGATGAGTTCTCTCTTAAGTT ATCAAAGGTTCGCAATTATGATGACGTCGTCGAAAGAGTAGCCAACCATCTTGGCTTGGATGATCCATCTAAAATAAGGCTTACATCTCATAACTGCTACTCCCAGCAACCTAAACCCCAGCCAATCAACTATCGAGGAGTGGAACATCTATCAGACATGCTGGTTCACTACAATCAG ATTTCGGACATTCTTTACTATGAGATATTGGATATCCCTCTACCAGAACTTCAAGGCCTGAAAACTCTAAAAGTTGCTTTCCATCTTTCTTCCAAGGATGAAGTGA TAAATCACACTATCAGGTTGCCAAAACAGAGCACTGTCGGAGATGTTCTTAATGAACTTAAGACAATG GTTGAGTTGTCACATCCAAAAGTCGAACTTAGGTTGCTTGAAATTTTCTATCACAAGATCAACAAG ATTTTCCCAATTGATGAAAAGATTGAGAATATCAATGATCAGTTCTGGACATTACGTGCAGAGGAG ATTCCAGAGGAGGAGAAGAAACTTGGTCCTCATGACCGTCTCATTCATGCTCATCACTTTAAAGTCGATGCAGCTCAGAACCAAGGGGAACCAAGAAGTAGCACCTCTGTCCAGAATTTTGGGGAACCTTTTTTCCTTGTCGTCCGTGACGGTGAGACCTTGGCTGAAGTCAAGGTACGCATACAAAAGAGACTGCAGGTGCCGGATGAGGAGTTTTCAAAG TGGAAGTTTGCAGTACTATCTTTGGTGCGTCGTGAATACCTTCTGGACTCGGACATCATTTGTAATCGTGTTCAG TACCTTGGGTTGGAGCACTCTGACACTGTTCCTAAGAGGTTGAAGGAAGGAAATCAGCTCTATCAGAATGTTCCTAAGAAGTCATATGCAGCAAATCAG GCAGCAAAGCATGTCCCTTCTGAACCCACTCAATTCGTCAATGCTTCAAACCGGGACTCAAACAGCGCAACTCCTCCTCCGGCAGGCAAAGTCAGATTCTTATCATACTGGGTTTCTTCTGAGGCATCCCTGTTACTCGAAAAGATCCACGGCCTTCACAAGGACACTTTCGTCAAATTCTCCGTGACTAGCCGCTTTATGCAAACAGGGGTACTCGAGTCGTTTGCTTTGTTCGTTGAGTCGATGTTAACAACCAAGGTGAATGAGGTGAATGAAGAAGCGATCTGCCAGGCATTCATTTCGGTCAAGGAGTTTGAGCAAGTGGGGCTGGACTTATCATGGCTAAAGCGGAGGCTAGAGGAAGCGGAATTGGTGAATAAGCTCTCAGACTCGCGTATCTTTGTTGAATCGTGCGAAACTAGTTTGAAATGGGCTCGAGCCAAGGTTCATGAACTCAAAGAAGTGCTTGCCAGGGCTAAGGAAGAAGTGGAACTTATGTCGAGGGAATCACCCGAATCGCTTGGTGTAAATGATCCTGTACTCGAGGGTGTTTTGTAA
- the LOC131327016 gene encoding ubiquitin C-terminal hydrolase 13-like isoform X1 — protein MNRLQVVRFRSLEKPKEDEFSLKLSKVRNYDDVVERVANHLGLDDPSKIRLTSHNCYSQQPKPQPINYRGVEHLSDMLVHYNQISDILYYEILDIPLPELQGLKTLKVAFHLSSKDEVINHTIRLPKQSTVGDVLNELKTMVELSHPKVELRLLEIFYHKINKIFPIDEKIENINDQFWTLRAEEIPEEEKKLGPHDRLIHAHHFKVDAAQNQGEPRSSTSVQNFGEPFFLVVRDGETLAEVKVRIQKRLQVPDEEFSKWKFAVLSLVRREYLLDSDIICNRVQKRDVVGVWKQYLGLEHSDTVPKRLKEGNQLYQNVPKKSYAANQAAKHVPSEPTQFVNASNRDSNSATPPPAGKVRFLSYWVSSEASLLLEKIHGLHKDTFVKFSVTSRFMQTGVLESFALFVESMLTTKVNEVNEEAICQAFISVKEFEQVGLDLSWLKRRLEEAELVNKLSDSRIFVESCETSLKWARAKVHELKEVLARAKEEVELMSRESPESLGVNDPVLEGVL, from the exons ATGAACCGCCTCCAA GTTGTTCGCTTCCGTTCTTTGGAGAAACCTAAGGAGGATGAGTTCTCTCTTAAGTT ATCAAAGGTTCGCAATTATGATGACGTCGTCGAAAGAGTAGCCAACCATCTTGGCTTGGATGATCCATCTAAAATAAGGCTTACATCTCATAACTGCTACTCCCAGCAACCTAAACCCCAGCCAATCAACTATCGAGGAGTGGAACATCTATCAGACATGCTGGTTCACTACAATCAG ATTTCGGACATTCTTTACTATGAGATATTGGATATCCCTCTACCAGAACTTCAAGGCCTGAAAACTCTAAAAGTTGCTTTCCATCTTTCTTCCAAGGATGAAGTGA TAAATCACACTATCAGGTTGCCAAAACAGAGCACTGTCGGAGATGTTCTTAATGAACTTAAGACAATG GTTGAGTTGTCACATCCAAAAGTCGAACTTAGGTTGCTTGAAATTTTCTATCACAAGATCAACAAG ATTTTCCCAATTGATGAAAAGATTGAGAATATCAATGATCAGTTCTGGACATTACGTGCAGAGGAG ATTCCAGAGGAGGAGAAGAAACTTGGTCCTCATGACCGTCTCATTCATGCTCATCACTTTAAAGTCGATGCAGCTCAGAACCAAGGGGAACCAAGAAGTAGCACCTCTGTCCAGAATTTTGGGGAACCTTTTTTCCTTGTCGTCCGTGACGGTGAGACCTTGGCTGAAGTCAAGGTACGCATACAAAAGAGACTGCAGGTGCCGGATGAGGAGTTTTCAAAG TGGAAGTTTGCAGTACTATCTTTGGTGCGTCGTGAATACCTTCTGGACTCGGACATCATTTGTAATCGTGTTCAG aaAAGGGACGTTGTAGGGGTGTGGAAACAGTACCTTGGGTTGGAGCACTCTGACACTGTTCCTAAGAGGTTGAAGGAAGGAAATCAGCTCTATCAGAATGTTCCTAAGAAGTCATATGCAGCAAATCAG GCAGCAAAGCATGTCCCTTCTGAACCCACTCAATTCGTCAATGCTTCAAACCGGGACTCAAACAGCGCAACTCCTCCTCCGGCAGGCAAAGTCAGATTCTTATCATACTGGGTTTCTTCTGAGGCATCCCTGTTACTCGAAAAGATCCACGGCCTTCACAAGGACACTTTCGTCAAATTCTCCGTGACTAGCCGCTTTATGCAAACAGGGGTACTCGAGTCGTTTGCTTTGTTCGTTGAGTCGATGTTAACAACCAAGGTGAATGAGGTGAATGAAGAAGCGATCTGCCAGGCATTCATTTCGGTCAAGGAGTTTGAGCAAGTGGGGCTGGACTTATCATGGCTAAAGCGGAGGCTAGAGGAAGCGGAATTGGTGAATAAGCTCTCAGACTCGCGTATCTTTGTTGAATCGTGCGAAACTAGTTTGAAATGGGCTCGAGCCAAGGTTCATGAACTCAAAGAAGTGCTTGCCAGGGCTAAGGAAGAAGTGGAACTTATGTCGAGGGAATCACCCGAATCGCTTGGTGTAAATGATCCTGTACTCGAGGGTGTTTTGTAA